The Oryctolagus cuniculus chromosome 5, mOryCun1.1, whole genome shotgun sequence genome includes a region encoding these proteins:
- the LOC103345141 gene encoding olfactory receptor 2B2 translates to MNWGNDSAPQEFVLLGFSDRPWLEFPLFVVFLVSYILTIFGNVAIMLVSRLDSKLHTPMYFFLTNLSLLDLCYTTSTVPQMLVNICSTRKVISYGGCVAQLFIFLALGSTECLLLGVMSFDRFVAICRPLHYSVIMHQRLCLQLAAASWVSGFSNSVLQSTWTLQMPLCGHKEVDHFFCEVPALLKLSCVDTTANEAELFFISVLFLLIPVTLILISYAFIVQAVLRMKSAEGQRKAFGTCGSHLIVVTLFYGTAIYMYLQPPSPASKDRGKMVSLFYGIITPMLNPLIYTLRNKEVKGAFKRLIARVLLQK, encoded by the coding sequence ATGAATTGGGGAAACGATAGCGCCCCCCAGGAGTTCGTTCTGTTGGGTTTCTCAGATCGGCCGTGGCTGGAGTTCCCGCTCTTTGtggtcttcctggtctcctacatctTGACCATCTTTGGCAACGTGGCGATCATGCTGGTCTCCCGCCTGGACTCCAAActccacacccccatgtacttcttcctcaccAACCTGTCACTCCTGGACCTCTGCTACACCACCAGCACGGTCCCGCAGATGCTGGTAAACATATGCAGCACCAGGAAGGTCATTAGTTACGGCGGCTGCGTGGcccagctcttcattttcctgGCCTTGGGCTCCACGGAATGCCTGCTGCTGGGCGTGATGTCCTTCGACAGGTTTGTGGCCATTTGCCGGCCTCTCCATTACTCAGTCATCATGCACCAgaggctctgcctgcagctggcAGCTGCATCCTGGGTTAGTGGCTTCAGCAACTCCGTGTTGCAGTCCACCTGGACCCTTCAGATGCCCCTGTGCGGCCACAAGGAAGTGGACCACTTCTTCTGTGAAGTCCCCGCGCTGCTCAAGCTGTCCTGTGTTGACACGACAGCAAACGAGGCAGAGCTGTTCTTCATCAGTGTGCTCTTCCTTTTGATACCTGTGACGCTCATCCTTATATCGTACGCTTTTATCGTCCAAGCGGTGTTGAGAATGAAGTCGGCTGAAGGTCAGCGAAAGGCATTTGGGACCTGTGGCTCCCACCTCATTGTGGTGACACTGTTTTACGGGACAGCCATCTACATGTATCTGCAGCCACCATCCCCGGCCTCCAAGGACCGGGGCAAGATGGTTTCTCTTTTCTATGGAATCATCACACCCATGCTGAACCCCCTCATCTACACTCTTAGGAACAAGGAGGTAAAGGGGGCTTTTAAGAGGTTGATTGCAAGGGTCTTATTACAAAAATGA